One Pseudomonas sp. HOU2 genomic window carries:
- a CDS encoding error-prone DNA polymerase: protein MSEGYAELHCLSNFSFQRGASSALELFQRAKKHGYQALAITDECTLAGIVRAWQAAKSVELPLIIGSEVRIDNGPKLILLVENLAGYQALCGLITQARRRTQKGQYQVLREDFSEPLPGLFTVWVPDSVDDVEEGRWLKQTFGERLYLAVQLHRGQDDRRRLTALSSLAEQLQIVAVASGDVHMHARGRRALQDTMTAIRHHVPVAEAGLRLHPNGERHLRSLDVLRELYPQALLDASVQLARRCTFELSELRYQYPKELVPEGHTGSSWLRQLTEEGIAWRWPKGPQAKVLKQIDDELKLIAELGYESYFLTVHDVVRFAREQKILCQGRGSAANSAVCFALGITEIDPDRTTLLFERFMSKERNEPPDIDVDFEHERREEVLQYVFRRYGRHRAALTAVVSTYHAAGAVRDVAKALGLPPDQINALAECCGHWSDETPPLARLLEGGFDPDSPLLRRVLSLTGQLIGFPRHLSQHPGGFVISEQPLDTLVPVENAAMAERTIIQWDKDDLDAVGLLKVDILALGMLSAIRRCFDLLRRHRHQDLSLATIPAEDKPTYEMISRADTIGVFQIESRAQMSMLPRLKPAKFYDLVIEVAIVRPGPIQGGMVHPYLRRRNKEEPETYPSPELEVVLKRTLGVPLFQEQVMQIAIVAADYSPGEADQLRRSMAAWKRHGGLEPHKARLAAGMKKNGYSEEFAAQIFEQIKGFGSYGFPESHAASFALLTYASCWLKCHEPAAFACALINSWPMGFYSPDQILQDARRHQLQIRPVDVRASDWDCSLEPISGAQPAIRMGLRMIKGFREDDARRIEAARARGAFADVADLGERAALDSRAQTLLADSGALRGMAGHRHRARWEVAGVQKQLGLFAGLPSQEEADVLLPKPSVGEDLQADYATIGTTLGPHPLALLRGELKARRCRSSQELLDVEHGRPVSIAGLVTGRQRPGTASGVTFVTLEDEFGNVNVVVWRDLAERQRQVLVGSQLLKVDGRWEREGEVRHLIAGRLSDLSPLLDGIRVQSRDFH from the coding sequence ATGAGCGAGGGTTATGCCGAGTTGCATTGCCTGTCGAACTTCAGTTTCCAGCGCGGTGCCTCCAGTGCCCTGGAGCTGTTCCAGCGGGCAAAAAAACACGGTTATCAGGCGCTGGCGATCACTGATGAATGCACCCTGGCCGGGATCGTCCGCGCCTGGCAAGCGGCGAAATCGGTTGAACTGCCGCTGATCATCGGCAGCGAAGTCCGCATCGATAACGGCCCGAAACTGATACTGCTGGTGGAGAACCTGGCGGGGTATCAGGCCTTGTGCGGTTTGATCACTCAGGCCCGGCGGCGTACGCAGAAGGGCCAGTACCAGGTGCTGCGCGAGGACTTCAGCGAGCCGCTGCCGGGATTGTTCACCGTATGGGTGCCGGACAGCGTGGATGACGTGGAGGAGGGGCGCTGGCTGAAGCAGACCTTCGGCGAGCGCCTGTATCTGGCGGTGCAGCTGCATCGCGGGCAGGACGACCGGCGGCGGCTGACGGCCCTGTCGAGTCTGGCCGAGCAGTTGCAGATTGTCGCCGTGGCCAGCGGCGATGTGCACATGCACGCCCGTGGCCGGCGCGCCCTGCAGGACACCATGACCGCGATCCGCCATCACGTCCCGGTGGCCGAGGCCGGGTTGCGTCTGCACCCCAACGGCGAGCGCCATCTGCGCAGCCTCGACGTGTTGCGCGAGTTGTATCCGCAAGCGTTGCTCGACGCCTCGGTGCAACTGGCCCGGCGCTGCACTTTCGAGCTGAGCGAGTTGCGCTATCAGTATCCGAAGGAGCTGGTGCCGGAGGGGCACACCGGCAGCTCCTGGTTGCGCCAACTGACTGAAGAAGGCATTGCCTGGCGCTGGCCGAAAGGGCCACAGGCCAAAGTGCTCAAGCAAATCGACGACGAACTGAAGCTGATCGCCGAACTCGGTTACGAAAGCTACTTCCTCACCGTGCACGACGTGGTGCGCTTCGCCCGCGAACAAAAAATCCTCTGTCAGGGCCGCGGTTCGGCGGCCAACTCGGCGGTGTGTTTTGCCCTGGGCATCACCGAGATCGACCCGGACCGCACCACGCTGCTGTTCGAGCGTTTCATGTCGAAGGAGCGCAACGAGCCGCCGGACATCGACGTCGACTTCGAGCACGAGCGCCGCGAAGAAGTCCTGCAATACGTGTTTCGCCGGTATGGCCGACACCGGGCGGCGCTGACGGCGGTGGTCAGCACCTACCATGCCGCCGGTGCGGTGCGTGACGTGGCCAAGGCCCTTGGACTGCCGCCGGATCAGATCAATGCACTGGCCGAATGCTGCGGTCACTGGAGCGATGAAACGCCGCCGCTGGCGCGCTTGCTCGAAGGCGGCTTCGACCCCGACAGCCCGCTGCTGCGCCGGGTGCTGAGCCTGACCGGGCAACTGATCGGCTTCCCCCGGCATCTGTCGCAGCACCCCGGCGGTTTCGTGATTTCCGAGCAGCCGCTGGACACCCTGGTGCCAGTGGAAAACGCGGCCATGGCCGAGCGCACGATCATTCAGTGGGACAAGGACGACCTCGATGCGGTCGGCCTGCTCAAGGTCGATATCCTCGCCCTCGGCATGCTCAGTGCGATCCGTCGCTGCTTCGACTTGCTGCGCCGTCATCGCCATCAGGATCTGAGCCTGGCGACGATTCCCGCCGAAGACAAACCGACCTACGAGATGATCAGCCGCGCCGACACCATCGGTGTGTTCCAGATCGAATCCCGGGCGCAGATGTCGATGCTGCCGCGGCTGAAACCGGCGAAGTTCTACGATCTGGTGATCGAGGTGGCGATCGTCCGTCCGGGGCCGATTCAGGGCGGCATGGTTCATCCGTACCTGCGCCGCCGCAACAAGGAAGAGCCGGAAACCTATCCCTCGCCGGAGCTGGAAGTGGTGCTCAAACGCACCCTCGGCGTGCCGCTGTTTCAGGAGCAGGTGATGCAGATCGCCATTGTCGCCGCCGACTACAGCCCCGGCGAGGCCGATCAGTTGCGCCGCTCGATGGCCGCGTGGAAACGCCACGGCGGGCTGGAACCGCACAAGGCACGGCTGGCCGCCGGCATGAAGAAAAACGGCTACAGCGAAGAATTCGCCGCGCAGATCTTCGAGCAGATCAAGGGTTTCGGCAGCTATGGTTTTCCCGAATCCCACGCCGCCAGTTTCGCCTTGTTGACCTACGCCAGTTGCTGGCTCAAGTGCCACGAACCGGCGGCGTTCGCCTGTGCGCTGATCAACAGCTGGCCGATGGGTTTCTACAGCCCGGATCAGATTCTGCAGGACGCGCGCCGCCATCAATTGCAGATCCGTCCGGTGGACGTGCGCGCCAGCGACTGGGATTGCAGCCTGGAACCGATCAGCGGCGCGCAACCGGCGATCCGCATGGGTTTGCGGATGATCAAGGGGTTTCGCGAGGACGATGCCCGGCGCATCGAAGCGGCGCGGGCGCGCGGGGCCTTTGCCGATGTCGCCGACCTGGGTGAACGGGCTGCGCTCGACAGCCGCGCTCAGACGCTGCTGGCTGACTCCGGAGCGTTGCGCGGGATGGCCGGGCATCGGCATCGTGCGCGCTGGGAAGTGGCCGGGGTGCAGAAACAGCTGGGCCTGTTTGCCGGGTTGCCAAGTCAGGAAGAAGCCGATGTGCTGCTGCCCAAACCGAGCGTCGGCGAGGACCTGCAGGCCGATTACGCGACCATCGGCACCACGCTGGGGCCGCATCCGCTGGCGCTGCTACGCGGCGAACTCAAGGCACGGCGTTGCCGCAGCTCGCAGGAATTGCTGGACGTCGAACACGGTCGGCCAGTGAGCATCGCCGGGCTGGTCACCGGGCGGCAGCGACCGGGCACTGCCAGCGGCGTGACCTTTGTCACCCTCGAAGACGAGTTCGGCAACGTCAACGTGGTGGTCTGGCGCGATCTGGCCGAGCGTCAGCGCCAGGTGCTGGTCGGCTCGCAACTGCTCAAGGTCGATGGCCGCTGGGAGCGCGAAGGCGAAGTCCGGCACCTGATCGCCGGGCGATTGAGCGACCTGAGTCCGCTGCTCGACGGCATCCGCGTGCAGAGTCGCGACTTCCACTAA
- a CDS encoding CsgG/HfaB family protein: MISRMLVSGVAIAVLGTLASSLAGCATESSRALPVAKVESATQVWTGARVPMAVGKFDNRSSYMRGIFSDGVDRLGGQAKTILITHLQQTNRFSVLDRDNMGEIQQEAAIKGQAQRLKGADYVVTGDVTEFGRKETGDHQLFGILGRGKTQVAYAKVNLNIVNISTSEVVYSTQGAGEYALSNREIIGFGGTAAYDSTLNGKVLDLAMREAINRLVDGMNAGAWKPAN; this comes from the coding sequence ATGATCTCCCGGATGTTGGTCTCAGGCGTTGCGATTGCCGTGCTCGGCACCCTCGCAAGCTCCCTTGCCGGGTGCGCCACCGAAAGCTCCCGCGCGCTGCCGGTGGCCAAGGTCGAGAGCGCCACGCAAGTCTGGACCGGCGCTCGTGTGCCGATGGCGGTGGGCAAGTTCGATAACCGCTCCAGCTACATGCGCGGGATCTTCTCCGACGGCGTTGATCGTCTCGGCGGCCAGGCCAAGACCATCCTGATCACTCACTTGCAGCAGACCAACCGTTTCTCGGTACTGGATCGCGACAACATGGGCGAGATCCAGCAGGAAGCCGCGATCAAGGGCCAGGCCCAGCGCCTCAAGGGTGCCGATTACGTGGTCACCGGTGACGTCACCGAGTTCGGCCGCAAAGAAACCGGCGACCATCAGCTGTTCGGCATTCTCGGTCGGGGCAAGACCCAGGTCGCCTACGCCAAGGTCAACCTGAACATCGTCAACATCAGCACTTCCGAAGTGGTGTATTCGACTCAAGGCGCTGGCGAATACGCCTTGTCCAACCGCGAAATCATCGGCTTCGGCGGCACCGCTGCCTACGACTCCACCCTCAACGGCAAAGTCCTCGATCTGGCCATGCGCGAGGCGATCAATCGTCTGGTCGATGGCATGAACGCCGGTGCCTGGAAACCGGCGAACTGA
- a CDS encoding DUF4810 domain-containing protein: protein MNLTLSRSLLALTLAASALLAGCSSPKTLYQWEDYQPQVYEYFKGEEPKEAQAEVLERDLQKIRSTGKAVPPGYHAHLGLLYLSMGKDDQMVQQFRTEKALFPESGPYMDFLLKNAKTGDAQ, encoded by the coding sequence ATGAATCTGACTTTGTCGCGGTCGCTGCTGGCCCTGACGCTGGCCGCCAGCGCTTTGCTGGCCGGTTGCAGCAGCCCGAAAACCCTGTACCAGTGGGAAGACTACCAACCGCAGGTCTACGAATACTTCAAAGGCGAAGAGCCGAAAGAAGCCCAGGCTGAAGTGCTGGAGCGCGACCTGCAGAAGATCCGTTCCACCGGCAAGGCTGTGCCGCCGGGCTACCACGCGCACCTGGGTCTGCTGTACCTGAGCATGGGCAAGGACGATCAGATGGTGCAGCAGTTCCGCACCGAGAAAGCGCTGTTCCCCGAGTCCGGGCCGTACATGGATTTTCTGCTTAAAAACGCCAAGACCGGAGACGCCCAATGA
- a CDS encoding DUF799 domain-containing protein, with the protein MISRTLKLLAAGLALTVLGGCVAPKTVDYSAYKQARPKTILVLPPLNTSPDVKASYSLLSQVTFPLAEAGYYVLPITLVDETFRQNGLTTPDDIHQAPANKLKEIFGADAALYITVTEYGTRYMVISSETAVTATAKLVDLKSGTTLWTGSARASSEEGGNNSGGGLIGMLITAAVKQVINSSTDAGYPIAGVASNRLLSAGQHAGLLYGPRSPKYGTD; encoded by the coding sequence ATGATCTCGCGCACCCTGAAACTGCTGGCCGCCGGTTTGGCCCTGACCGTACTCGGTGGCTGCGTCGCGCCGAAAACCGTCGACTATTCGGCGTACAAACAGGCACGGCCGAAGACCATTCTGGTGCTGCCGCCGCTCAATACCTCGCCGGACGTGAAAGCGTCGTACAGCCTGTTGTCGCAAGTGACGTTCCCACTGGCCGAGGCCGGCTACTACGTGCTGCCGATCACCCTGGTGGACGAAACCTTCCGCCAGAACGGCCTGACCACCCCGGATGACATTCATCAGGCTCCGGCCAACAAGCTCAAGGAAATCTTCGGCGCCGACGCTGCGCTGTACATCACCGTGACCGAGTACGGTACGCGCTACATGGTGATCAGCAGCGAAACCGCGGTAACCGCCACCGCCAAACTGGTGGATCTGAAATCCGGCACCACGCTGTGGACCGGTTCGGCGCGGGCGTCGAGCGAAGAGGGCGGCAACAACAGCGGTGGCGGCCTGATCGGCATGCTGATCACTGCAGCGGTGAAGCAGGTGATCAACAGTTCCACCGACGCCGGATACCCGATTGCCGGTGTGGCGAGCAATCGCCTGTTGTCGGCGGGGCAGCACGCCGGCCTGTTGTATGGCCCGCGTTCGCCGAAATACGGTACGGACTAA
- a CDS encoding flavin reductase family protein, translated as MHSFDFSQLSPREKYKILIGSVVPRPIALVTTIDGEGRVNAAPFSFFNALSADPPILALGVENYGDQSPKDTTRNIQLNQEFTVNIVSDALVEAMNVCAVPFAPGFDELTAAGLTAIPGTTVKCPRIGEAPVALECRRMMALNIGQSREIIFGEVLMAHVRDELIDPKTLYIDQLGLDAIGRMGGHGYARTRDYFDLPTRSLQAWTEAPGGGERFWPEPK; from the coding sequence ATGCACAGCTTCGACTTCAGCCAGCTCAGCCCCCGGGAAAAATACAAGATCCTGATCGGCAGCGTGGTGCCACGCCCGATTGCCCTGGTCACCACCATCGACGGTGAGGGCCGGGTCAATGCCGCACCGTTCAGCTTCTTCAACGCGCTGTCCGCCGACCCGCCGATCCTTGCCCTCGGCGTGGAAAACTACGGCGACCAAAGCCCCAAGGACACCACGCGCAATATCCAGCTCAATCAGGAATTCACGGTGAACATCGTCAGCGATGCGCTGGTGGAAGCGATGAACGTCTGCGCCGTGCCGTTCGCTCCGGGCTTTGATGAACTCACCGCCGCCGGCCTGACGGCAATCCCTGGCACCACAGTCAAATGCCCGCGCATCGGCGAGGCACCGGTGGCGCTGGAGTGTCGACGGATGATGGCGCTGAACATCGGTCAGTCGCGGGAGATCATTTTTGGCGAGGTATTGATGGCGCATGTGCGCGACGAGTTGATCGATCCAAAGACGCTGTACATCGATCAATTGGGCCTGGATGCGATCGGGCGCATGGGCGGCCATGGTTATGCACGGACCCGGGATTACTTCGATTTGCCGACCCGCTCGTTGCAAGCGTGGACGGAGGCGCCGGGGGGTGGCGAACGGTTTTGGCCAGAGCCCAAATAA
- a CDS encoding amidohydrolase family protein: MKRIGLRASCVVGFDGRQHVLWRDGEVVFAGSRIEFVGRGYQGPVDQWIDYGNALIGPGFIDLDALGDLDSTVLTLDNGDERSMGRMWSAEYLAAGSRETYSPEEEIFKYRYAFTQLIRNGITTAMPITSMYYREWAETYAEFAAIAGVAGALGLRTYLGPCYMSGMSYWCADGTLAHHWDEERGLAGLAAAERFFKDFDGAHNGLIRGALLPDRIQTCTPALLQRTSALSRELHAPMRLHCCQAQSEVAMVEQLRGVSPLGWLQQLDLLTPRSLLPHGIYTRGDDDLQRVIDGGASLVHCPLVFARDGEALNSFGRYRAKGINFALGTDTWPADLLDNMRHGLNIARLMEGDASLTSSLDLYNAATLGGARALGRDDLGRLAPGAKADITVFSLRGLHLGPLFDPLKNLLLAGRGDDCIASYIDGRCVMHDGQVNGVDYPALQRQAQRQYEKLMRSHSERAFARPDWKTLFQPAIPFADDYSAEAPLSAIDPLV; this comes from the coding sequence GTGAAACGCATCGGCTTGCGCGCCAGTTGCGTGGTCGGCTTCGACGGTAGGCAGCACGTGCTGTGGCGTGACGGCGAAGTGGTGTTCGCCGGCTCGCGGATCGAATTCGTCGGGCGCGGCTATCAGGGGCCGGTGGATCAGTGGATCGACTACGGCAATGCGCTGATCGGCCCCGGCTTCATCGATCTGGACGCGTTGGGGGATCTGGACTCCACCGTGCTGACCCTCGACAACGGCGACGAGCGCAGCATGGGCCGCATGTGGTCCGCCGAGTATCTGGCTGCTGGCTCGCGTGAGACCTACAGCCCCGAAGAAGAAATCTTCAAATACCGCTACGCCTTCACTCAGTTGATCCGCAACGGCATCACCACGGCGATGCCGATCACCTCGATGTACTACCGCGAGTGGGCCGAGACCTACGCCGAATTTGCCGCCATCGCAGGCGTTGCCGGCGCACTCGGCCTGCGTACCTACCTCGGGCCTTGCTACATGAGCGGCATGAGCTACTGGTGCGCCGACGGCACACTCGCCCATCACTGGGATGAAGAACGAGGTCTGGCCGGGCTTGCGGCGGCTGAACGCTTCTTCAAGGATTTCGACGGTGCCCACAACGGCTTGATTCGCGGCGCGCTGTTGCCCGATCGCATCCAGACCTGCACCCCGGCGCTGCTGCAACGCACCTCGGCGTTGAGTCGCGAGCTGCATGCGCCAATGCGCCTGCATTGCTGCCAGGCGCAGAGCGAAGTGGCGATGGTCGAACAGTTGCGCGGCGTTTCACCACTGGGCTGGCTGCAGCAGCTGGACTTGCTGACGCCGCGCAGCCTGTTGCCCCACGGCATCTACACCCGTGGTGACGACGATCTGCAACGGGTGATCGACGGTGGCGCCAGCCTGGTGCATTGCCCGTTGGTGTTCGCCCGGGATGGCGAGGCGCTGAACTCGTTCGGGCGTTATCGGGCCAAGGGCATCAACTTCGCCCTCGGCACCGACACCTGGCCGGCGGACTTGCTGGACAACATGCGCCACGGTTTGAACATCGCCCGGCTGATGGAAGGTGACGCTTCGCTGACCAGCAGCCTCGATCTGTACAACGCCGCCACCCTTGGCGGCGCCAGGGCATTGGGCCGCGATGACCTCGGACGTCTGGCCCCCGGCGCCAAGGCGGACATCACCGTGTTCAGCCTGCGCGGCCTGCATCTGGGGCCGCTGTTCGATCCCTTGAAAAACCTGCTGCTGGCCGGACGCGGCGACGATTGCATCGCCAGTTACATCGACGGTCGCTGCGTGATGCACGACGGTCAGGTCAACGGCGTCGACTACCCCGCCCTGCAACGTCAGGCCCAGCGCCAATACGAAAAACTCATGCGCAGCCACAGCGAGCGGGCCTTTGCCCGCCCGGACTGGAAGACCCTGTTCCAGCCGGCCATCCCGTTCGCTGACGACTACAGCGCCGAAGCGCCGTTGAGCGCAATTGATCCACTTGTTTAG
- a CDS encoding amidohydrolase family protein, which produces MTQPQWLRNIRPYGAPAEDLLIENGRFAQRRPASNSPLAATDINGQNQLLTAPLVESHVHLDKTLYGQPWRPNSAGPTLKDYISNERRVLREVQAPIAERAGALLENCIARGSLTMRCHVDIDPEFGLRHVEAMLHLRERYKDLIDLQLVVFPQTGLISRPGTAELMREAMALGVENVGGLDPCGIDNDPIAQLDFVFRLAAEFGRGVDIHLHDKGELGLWQIARIAEYTERFNLQHRVMISHAYCLGMLPWSQVKPVAERLATLGISLMSSAPADTAVPPFLALREAGVNVCLGSDGIRDAWSPMGNGDMLERAMLLAFRFDLAKDDELAAAFEAATVNGAVALGINDYGFDLGRPADFLLLPVETLGEAVVARPVRQVYRGGVLIASGGRLLDSRL; this is translated from the coding sequence ATGACCCAGCCACAATGGCTCAGAAACATCCGCCCCTACGGCGCCCCCGCCGAAGACCTGCTGATCGAAAACGGCCGGTTCGCCCAACGCCGTCCGGCCTCGAACAGCCCGTTGGCCGCCACCGACATCAATGGTCAGAACCAGTTGCTCACCGCACCACTGGTGGAAAGCCACGTCCACCTCGACAAGACCCTCTACGGCCAGCCATGGCGCCCGAACAGCGCCGGCCCGACGCTCAAGGACTACATCAGCAACGAACGCCGCGTGCTGCGCGAAGTCCAGGCACCGATTGCCGAACGCGCCGGTGCCCTGCTGGAAAACTGCATCGCCCGCGGCTCGCTGACGATGCGCTGTCACGTCGACATCGACCCCGAATTCGGCCTGCGCCACGTCGAAGCCATGCTGCATCTACGCGAACGCTACAAGGACCTGATCGACCTGCAACTGGTGGTGTTCCCGCAGACCGGGCTGATCAGCCGCCCCGGCACCGCCGAACTGATGCGCGAAGCCATGGCCCTGGGCGTGGAAAACGTCGGCGGCCTCGACCCCTGCGGCATCGACAACGACCCGATTGCGCAGCTGGATTTCGTGTTCAGACTGGCCGCCGAGTTCGGCCGTGGCGTCGACATTCACCTGCACGACAAAGGTGAACTGGGCCTGTGGCAAATCGCGCGAATCGCCGAATACACCGAGCGATTCAACCTGCAGCACCGGGTGATGATCAGCCACGCCTACTGCCTGGGCATGCTGCCGTGGAGCCAGGTCAAACCGGTGGCGGAACGCCTTGCGACTCTGGGCATTTCGCTGATGAGTTCGGCGCCGGCCGACACCGCCGTGCCACCGTTTCTGGCGTTACGCGAAGCCGGCGTCAACGTGTGTCTCGGCTCCGACGGCATTCGTGATGCGTGGTCGCCAATGGGCAACGGTGACATGCTCGAGCGGGCAATGCTGCTGGCGTTTCGTTTCGATCTGGCCAAGGACGATGAACTGGCGGCGGCGTTCGAAGCGGCCACGGTCAATGGCGCTGTTGCGCTGGGGATCAACGATTACGGCTTCGACCTGGGGCGACCAGCAGACTTTCTGCTGTTGCCGGTCGAGACCCTTGGCGAGGCCGTGGTGGCGCGGCCGGTGCGTCAGGTTTATCGCGGCGGTGTGTTGATCGCCAGCGGTGGTCGTCTGCTGGACAGTCGCCTGTGA
- a CDS encoding extracellular solute-binding protein — translation MKVKSLRLAVSGLALSCFAAFGAHAAEPKELFFYNWTDYYPVDLLAKFEKETGIKVTMDGYDSNETLLAKLQAGGAAYDVIVPSQSIMQTLIKQDLLLEIDTPTLSNFQYVKGPFRDPSFDPGRKFSAPYLWGTTGFSYDSARVPGGKLDDSWKEFFEPRKELQGQLAALDTSSSVINAASHYLNVDECTENPQDAKRILELLQKQKPFLKMYSSDNTVDRMASGEVIMMQNWNGSTARATLQKNTIKYVYPREGVAMFQDNFAVPKSAPHPGNAKIFIDWMMKPENAAAVSNAIAYANGIQSDQLLDPKWKVMDAINMPEEYASRLRPEKECSNKSRELQDRIWSKLKG, via the coding sequence ATGAAAGTCAAAAGCCTGCGTCTGGCCGTATCCGGTCTGGCCCTGAGTTGTTTCGCCGCGTTCGGCGCCCACGCCGCTGAACCCAAGGAATTGTTTTTCTATAACTGGACCGATTATTACCCGGTGGATCTGCTGGCCAAGTTCGAAAAGGAGACCGGGATCAAGGTCACCATGGACGGCTACGACAGCAACGAAACCCTGCTCGCCAAGTTGCAGGCCGGCGGCGCTGCGTATGACGTGATCGTGCCGTCGCAGTCGATCATGCAAACCCTGATCAAGCAGGATCTGTTGCTGGAAATCGACACGCCGACCCTGAGCAATTTCCAGTACGTCAAAGGCCCGTTCCGCGATCCGAGCTTCGACCCGGGTCGCAAGTTCTCGGCGCCGTATCTGTGGGGCACCACCGGTTTCTCCTACGACAGTGCGCGGGTGCCCGGCGGCAAACTGGATGATTCGTGGAAAGAGTTCTTCGAACCGCGCAAGGAACTGCAAGGCCAGCTCGCCGCCCTCGATACCTCCAGCAGCGTGATCAACGCCGCCAGTCATTACCTGAACGTCGACGAGTGCACGGAAAACCCGCAGGACGCCAAGCGCATCCTCGAACTGCTGCAAAAGCAGAAACCGTTCCTGAAGATGTACAGCTCCGACAACACCGTCGACCGCATGGCCTCGGGCGAGGTGATCATGATGCAGAACTGGAACGGCTCCACTGCCCGCGCGACCTTGCAGAAGAACACCATCAAGTACGTCTATCCGCGTGAAGGCGTGGCGATGTTTCAGGACAACTTCGCCGTGCCGAAAAGCGCGCCGCACCCGGGCAACGCGAAGATCTTCATCGACTGGATGATGAAACCGGAAAACGCTGCCGCCGTGTCCAACGCTATCGCCTACGCCAACGGCATTCAGAGCGACCAGTTGCTCGACCCGAAGTGGAAGGTCATGGACGCCATCAACATGCCCGAGGAATACGCCTCGCGCCTGCGCCCGGAAAAGGAATGCAGCAACAAGTCGCGCGAGCTGCAGGACCGGATCTGGTCGAAGCTCAAGGGCTGA
- a CDS encoding ABC transporter permease, producing MISLHLKKLPATREISLLILAYLYLPILVLIVYSFNANRSATVWTEFSFAWYGRILANPSIQTAALNSIIVATLATVCATAIALLAALATYRPFYGQKMVEGGINLPLILPEIVTAVATLLLFMALGIKLGLLTVIVAHIGFCIPFAYLPIRARLNDLDKSLLEAANDLYANPWQVFRRVTLPLLWPAVLSGSVLAFVVSLDDFIMTFFVAGPGSTTLPVYIFSAIKAGVTPEINAISTLMLVISIVLVVLAFWLGQRGKQP from the coding sequence ATGATCTCTCTGCACCTGAAAAAACTCCCGGCGACCCGGGAAATCAGCCTGCTGATCCTCGCCTATCTGTACCTGCCGATCCTGGTGTTGATCGTCTACAGCTTCAACGCCAACCGCTCGGCGACGGTGTGGACCGAGTTCTCCTTCGCCTGGTACGGACGGATTCTGGCCAACCCGTCGATCCAGACCGCAGCGCTGAATTCGATCATTGTCGCCACCCTCGCCACCGTGTGCGCCACGGCGATTGCCCTGCTCGCGGCACTGGCGACCTACCGACCGTTCTACGGGCAGAAAATGGTCGAAGGCGGGATCAACCTGCCGCTGATCCTGCCGGAGATCGTCACCGCCGTAGCGACCTTGCTGCTGTTCATGGCGCTGGGGATCAAGCTCGGGTTGCTGACGGTGATCGTCGCGCACATCGGCTTCTGCATTCCCTTCGCTTACCTGCCGATCCGTGCCCGCCTCAACGATCTGGACAAGAGCCTGCTGGAGGCGGCCAACGATCTATACGCCAATCCGTGGCAGGTGTTCCGCCGCGTGACCTTGCCGCTGCTGTGGCCGGCGGTGTTGTCCGGTTCGGTGCTGGCGTTCGTGGTCAGCCTCGACGATTTCATCATGACCTTCTTCGTCGCCGGGCCCGGTTCGACCACGTTGCCGGTGTACATCTTTTCGGCGATCAAGGCCGGGGTAACGCCCGAGATCAACGCGATCTCGACCCTGATGCTGGTGATTTCCATCGTCCTCGTGGTGCTGGCCTTCTGGCTGGGGCAACGCGGCAAACAACCATAA